The Pedobacter ginsengisoli region TCTTGTCCCATTGGAAAGTTTAAGCGTAGCTAGATGGAATCCTGCAGGAATCTCTTCGGTAAGCTTTGCTCGGTCAACACCGTTCTGCTTGAAGAAAAATTCATTAGCAGGCATTAATAAACGAACGCAACAAAAAATAATCAGACAGGCTGCTGCAACCGCAGAATACCTATAAGTAGCTCGTAAAATTGATCTCCGCCTAATTTGACCATTGATTTTCCTTAGCATTGTTTGCTGAGTATGCTCAAAATCGATTACAGGTGCCTGATTCCCTCTAACCTGCTGCGAATTGCACCACTGGTTGTAAATCTGTAAATCTCGGCTACTGGCACTACCTGCGGCAATACGTTCTATCACTTTAATCAATTCGTCATTACTGTTCATAGCTAAGCATAAGGAATGTTTAATCAACTGCTTTTATCTTAAGAGACATGAACGTCCCTTAACCCTTAAACCATTTGAAAGTTTTTATAAAAAAAATATCCAGAAAGACATTTTTCCCAGATGAGTCTTTAATTTTTTCAGGGAAATGGTGATCTGGGCTTCCACAGTTTTCTCGGAAATCCCAAGCCTTGCTGCAATTTCCTTATTTGATAAATGATCCTCCCTGCTCAGCTGATAAATCTGTCTGGCTTTTGGTGGAAGCAATTGAATCCCTTCGAATATCGCCGAGCGGAGCTCCTTGATCTCAAGACTTTCCTCTTCATAGATCGGGTCGGCTTGAAAAGTACTGGAAAGAATTTCCTCCCGGCGCTTGCTGGAAACAATCTTTCGGGTCAAATTAAATTTAGTAGCCGC contains the following coding sequences:
- a CDS encoding RNA polymerase sigma-70 factor, encoding MDWGKAEDSVLIKYLKDGNRIAFNAIYFRYAEVLYQYALNILKEPDDCEDVVQNIFIWLWENRQQLQISNLRGYLLAATKFNLTRKIVSSKRREEILSSTFQADPIYEEESLEIKELRSAIFEGIQLLPPKARQIYQLSREDHLSNKEIAARLGISEKTVEAQITISLKKLKTHLGKMSFWIFFL